In the genome of Gloeotrichia echinulata CP02, one region contains:
- a CDS encoding DevA family ABC transporter ATP-binding protein has protein sequence MFIESTPVISVANINHYFGQGSLRKQALFNINLEINAGEIVIMTGPSGSGKTTLLTLMGGLRSAQEGSLKILGEEICGASKRQLTQLRRQIGYIFQAHNLMTFLTAKENVRMSLELHEQYLNQDMNKKAIAMLETVGLGDRVNYYAENLSGGQKQRVAIARALVSHPKIVLADEPTAALDKKSGRDVVELMQRLAKEQGCTILLVTHDNRILDIADRIIYMEDGQLKSNGVDVTAKIN, from the coding sequence ATGTTTATAGAATCTACACCTGTAATTTCTGTTGCCAATATTAACCATTATTTTGGTCAAGGTTCCCTGCGTAAACAAGCATTATTCAATATTAATTTGGAGATTAATGCTGGTGAGATTGTGATTATGACAGGTCCATCAGGTTCAGGAAAAACTACGCTGTTGACTCTCATGGGTGGACTACGTTCAGCCCAAGAAGGTAGTTTGAAAATTTTAGGAGAGGAAATTTGTGGTGCTAGCAAGCGACAATTAACCCAGTTACGTCGCCAGATTGGTTATATTTTTCAAGCCCATAATCTGATGACATTTTTAACAGCCAAAGAAAACGTCAGAATGTCCTTAGAGTTACATGAACAATATCTGAATCAGGATATGAACAAAAAAGCAATCGCCATGCTAGAAACTGTTGGTTTGGGTGATCGAGTAAATTACTACGCCGAAAACTTATCAGGGGGACAAAAACAACGAGTAGCGATTGCTCGGGCTTTAGTCAGCCATCCTAAAATTGTCTTAGCAGACGAACCCACAGCCGCACTAGACAAAAAATCTGGGCGCGATGTGGTAGAATTAATGCAGCGGCTAGCGAAAGAACAAGGTTGTACAATATTGCTCGTCACCCATGACAACCGCATCCTCGACATTGCCGATCGCATCATATATATGGAAGACGGACAACTAAAAAGCAATGGTGTAGATGTTACGGCGAAAATCAATTAA